The following coding sequences lie in one Anomaloglossus baeobatrachus isolate aAnoBae1 chromosome 7, aAnoBae1.hap1, whole genome shotgun sequence genomic window:
- the LOC142246513 gene encoding E3 ubiquitin/ISG15 ligase TRIM25-like: protein MASAELRDELDCSICLSLYTDPVSLRCGHFFCRSCIVSALDAQEAAGVYSCPDCRAQYPERPTLEKNRKLRNIVERFSSTQPEMEETRIFCTYCIKSPVPAVRSCLQCETSMCGKHLTAHNKTADHILTEPTASFGHKKCSLHKKVLEYYCPQDAACLCASCCLVGEHRGHQVELLDEASETKKKKLREYLDELNPKKAEIQARVQNLQDRKRKIQEKASDKRKNVSKIFMDIKNQLEIAEKKALSEVSRQEEKIVSQISHQIQKLETEEDELSRKMHHVEDICRVTDPITLLQEFDITECSHGGDGDTGGDGGEVSSEEDLDEVLISLTLLRSMRDIVTNVTSELGVHVPDILLDVDTAHRWVKISEDLKMAIHLREKQNRPESSGRFVTFPQVLSRCVLSSGRHYWEVEWNQTGGCGIGLSYPSIEREGQQSGIVFSDKSWCLVLHDGECNVWHNSDVVTLSMKPTSPTLGVFLDYEAGRLSFYELCDPIRHLHTFTASFTEPLHVVFYVHEGSSVTIRS, encoded by the coding sequence ATGGCGTCTGCTGAGCTGAGGGACGAGCTGGACTGCTCCATCTGCCTGAGCCTCTATACAGATCCCGtatccctgagatgtggacacttCTTCTGCCGCTCGTGTATTGTGAGTGCGCTGGATGCACAGGAGGCGGCTGGAGTGTATTCCTGTCCTGACTGCAGAGCACAATATCCGGAGCGTCCGACCCTGGAGAAGAACCGGAAGCTGAGGAACATAGTGGAGCGTTTCTCATCTACTCAGCCTGAGATGGAGGAGACCAGAATCTTCTGCACTTACTGTATAAAGTCTCCTGTCCCGGctgtgagatcctgtctgcagtgtgAGACCTCCATGTGTGGCAAACATCTGACAGCCCACAACAAAACTGCTGATCATATATTAACAGAACCTACCGCCTCTTTTGGTCACAAAAAATGTTCCCTCCACAAGAAAGTTCTGGAGTATTACTGCCCGCAGGACGCTGCTTGTCTGTGTGCGTCTTGCTGTCTGGTTGGTGAACACCGAGGACACCAGGTAGAGCTTCTAGATGAGGCTTCTGAGACCAAGAAGAAGAAATTGAGGGAGTATCTGGATGAACTGAACCCAAAAAAAGCAGAAATTCAGGCAAGAGTCCAGAATCTACAGGATCGTAAGAGGAAGATCCAGGAGAAAGCCTCCGATAAGAGGAAGAACGTCAGTAAGATATTTATGGACATTAAGAATCAACTGGAAATTGCAGAAAAGAAGGCACTGAGCGAGGTCTCCAGGCAGGAGGAGAAGATTGTGTCCCAGATTTCTCATCAGATCCAGAAGCTGGAAACAGAGGAGGACGAGCTATCCAGGAAGATGCATCATGTGGAGGACATATGTCGTGTCACCGACCCAATAACACTCTTACAAGAATTTGACATTACAGAGTGTAGTCATGGAGGTGATGGGGACACAGGGGGAGATGGTGGAGAGGTCAGTTCTGAGGAGGATCTGGATGAGGTTCTGATCTCACTGACCTTACTCCGATCTATGAGGGATATTGTCACCAATGTAACATCAGAGCTCGGGGTCCATGTCCCAGACATATTGCTGGATGTGGACACTGCTCATAGATGGGTGAAGATATCAGAAGATCTGAAAATGGCAATACATTTAAGAGAAAAACAGAACAGACCAGAATCATCAGGAAGATTTGTGACCTTCCCTCAGGTGTTAAGCAGAtgtgtcctctcctcaggacgacattactgggaggTGGAGTGGAACCAGACAGGAGGATGTGGCATCGGATTGTCCTATCCCAGTATAGAGAGGGAAGGACAACAGTCTGGTATTGTATTTAGTGATAAATCTTGGTGTTTGGTTTTGCATGATGGAGAATGTAATGTATGGCACAACTCAGATGTAGTGACCCTCAGTATGAAGCCAACAAGTCCGACACTTGGAGTCTTCTTAGACTATGAGGCCGGGCGTCTGTCCttctatgagctgtgtgaccccatcagacacttacacaccttcaccgCCTCCTTCACTGAACCCCTACATGTGGTCTTCTATGTGCATGAAGGATCCTCTGTGACAATAAGAAGCTGA